GCTTGCCGGTGCGCTGCTCGTGGTCGCGCACGCGGCGCATCACCGCGCGGATGCGGTCATGCAGCGGGGCGTGGGCCGGGTCGCCGCTGCATTCGTCGTCCTTGATGAAGTCGACGCCGGCCGCGCACAGCTGCCCGACGAGTTCACCGGTCGCCTCGGCGGTCAGTCCCACGTTCGGCTTGATGATGGTGCCGATCAGCGGACGGCCCGACACGCCCGTGAGCTTCCGCGTGCCGCCGATGCCCTGCTTCGGCAGGTCGAACTGCAGCCGGTACGACGCGGGCAGGTCCAGGCGCTCGAGCCGCAGGCCCGTCACCTCGCCCAGGTCGAACAGGTTGCCCGACACGGTGGCCGCGAGCGTGGGCAGGTTCGCACGCACGTTGGCGACGGGGAAGCTCACGCGCAGCCGTGCGCGCTGCCAGCGGCGTCCGGTGTCGAAGATGCCCTTGCGGGACATCCACCCGTTCGGCAGCGACGGGCGGTCGGCCACGTCGAGCAGCTCGATCGACTCGACCTGCGCCCGGGCGCGCTCGCGCAGCTCGTCCGTCTCGCCCGCCACGCGGGTGAAGGTGCCCGAGGACTGCTCGCCCGCCAGCACCTCGGCCACGGCGGCCGGGTCCAGCGGCGTCTCGATCAGGTACGTCGCGGTGAAACGATCGCCGGCCATGGTCACAGCGTCGACAGATCGGGGAACGGGCGCACCGGGTCGCTGCCGTCCCAGTTCACCGCGGCCTCGCGGATCAGGCGGAAGAGCTTGCCTTTCGGGCCCGCCACTTCCGACAGCTCGATCGTGGTGCCCGGGCCATGGCCCGGGTGCGGGCGTTCGTCGAAGTAGACGAAGCGGCCGTTCTCGCCCACCTCGCCGCCCATGCAGACGGTGAAGCCCTCGGCCTCGGCCCGCGCGAGGTCCGCGTCGAAGTTCTCGGTCCAGTACGCCACGTGCTGCACGCCGGTGAGGCCCGCGCGGAGGAAGTCGCGGTACATCGACGGCACGTCGTTGCGGGTCTGCAGCAGCTCGATCTGCAGGCCGCCGGCGTTGGCCAGCGCCACCGAGTTGTGCGGCTCGTGCCGCTCGCCGCGGTACGTGAAGTTCTTGATGGGCACCTTGGGGTTGTAGTACCAGGGTCCGACGCCCAGCACGGTGGACCAGTAGTCCATCGCGGCCTCGATGTCGGGCACCAGGTAGGCCACCTGGCGGATCTCGCCGAAGAATCTGCTCATGTCGATCTTTCGCGGTTGGGGGTTGCGGGCCGGCGTGGCGAAACACCGGCCCCGGGTTTCACTTCAGGAAGCCGATCGAGATCCAGGGGATCGCCGCGACGATCACCAGGCCCACGAACAGCGCGAACATGTAGCCGCCGATGTGCGGCAGGCCTTCGTCGGGGTGCACCTTCGAGATGGCGCACGCCCCGTAGTAGCCGACGCCGAAGGGCGGTGCGAACAGCCCGATGCCCATCGCGAAGATCACGACCATCGCGTAGTGCACCTCGTGGATCCCCACGGCCCGGGCGATCGGGAACAGCAGCGGGCCGAACAGCACGATCGCGGGGATGCCCTCGAGCACGCTGCCGAGCACGATGAACGCCACGATCGAGATCGCCATGAAACCGATCGCACCACCGGGCATCGCCTTCATCGCCTCGGCGAGGTCGTGCGAGAAGCCCGACTGGGTGAGGCCCCAGGCCATCGCCGTGGCGCAGCCCACGATGAAGATGATGGCCCCGGTGAGCGAGGCGGTCTCGATCAGCATCGGCTTGAGGCGCTTCACGTCGAACTGGCGGTGGATGAAGATGCCCACGAGCACCGAGTACACGATGCCGATGGTCGACACCTCGGTGGCGGTGGCGATGCCCTCCACCACCGCGGCGCGGATCACGAACGGCAGTGCGATGGCCGGCAGCGCGACGAGCAGGTAGCGGCCGATCTCGCCGCGGCTCGCGCGGCGCACGCCCGAGAGGTCCTCGTTGCGGTAGCGCCACCACACGACGGCGCACAGGCAGACCCCCACCGCCACGGCCGGCAGCAGCCCGCCGGTGAACAGCGCCGCGATCGACACCCCCGTCACCGACCCGATCGTGATCAGCACGATGGACGGCGGGATGGTCTCGGTCTGCGCGCCGGTGGCCGACAGCAGCGCCACCAGGTCGCCCGGCTTCGCGCCACGCGCCTTCATCTCGGGGAACAGCACCGGCGCGATGGCCGCCATGTCGGCGATCTTCGAGCCCGAGATGCCCGAGACGAGGTACATCGCCCCGATCAGCACGTACGACAGGCCGCCCCGCACGTGGCCCAGCAGGCTCGCGAGGAACTGGATCATCGCGCGGGCCATGCCCGTCATCTCGATCAGCGCGCCGAGGAAGATGAACAGCGGCACCGCGAGCAGGATCAGGTGCGACATGCCTTCGTCGAGCCGGCCCACCATCACGAGCATCGGCGTGCGCGTGGTGAGCCCGAGGTACGCGAACGTGGCCAGCGCGAACGAGAACGCGATGGGCACGCCGCCGAACACGCAGGCCGCGACGATGATGACGAAGAAGATGACGAGGTTGAACTTGCCGAGCGGCGCGAACACCGGTGCGGCGAGCCAGAACAGCACCACGCCGACGACGGTGGCGCCGAGCGCCATGGCGATGTGCCGTGGCTCGTGCAGCCGCA
This genomic stretch from Piscinibacter gummiphilus harbors:
- a CDS encoding ribulose-bisphosphate carboxylase large subunit family protein codes for the protein MAGDRFTATYLIETPLDPAAVAEVLAGEQSSGTFTRVAGETDELRERARAQVESIELLDVADRPSLPNGWMSRKGIFDTGRRWQRARLRVSFPVANVRANLPTLAATVSGNLFDLGEVTGLRLERLDLPASYRLQFDLPKQGIGGTRKLTGVSGRPLIGTIIKPNVGLTAEATGELVGQLCAAGVDFIKDDECSGDPAHAPLHDRIRAVMRRVRDHEQRTGKHVMVAFHISDEVDAMRRHADLVEQEGGSCVMASLNWCGYSALQTLRRHTGLAIHGHRNGYGALSRHPLLGFSFQAYQTLWRLSGVDHMHVHGLQGKFSQTDEEVIESAHDTLSPLAPGLDDAVMPAFSNGQWAGTVPATWEAVKTPDLMFMAGGGILAHPGGPAAGVASLQQAWDAVQRGETLDDRAARSPELRQALDFFGRKAA
- a CDS encoding VOC family protein is translated as MSRFFGEIRQVAYLVPDIEAAMDYWSTVLGVGPWYYNPKVPIKNFTYRGERHEPHNSVALANAGGLQIELLQTRNDVPSMYRDFLRAGLTGVQHVAYWTENFDADLARAEAEGFTVCMGGEVGENGRFVYFDERPHPGHGPGTTIELSEVAGPKGKLFRLIREAAVNWDGSDPVRPFPDLSTL
- a CDS encoding TRAP transporter large permease — its product is MSVSLVQDSQARVAASNPVGQWAGRIDHGLGSLVEWIAALLVLVEIAVLFAGVVARYVFHQPLVWSDELASMLFLWMSMLGAVVALRRGEHMRMTGMVSRVSPGTRALLETLALTVPLAFLALVMWPAFEYAYEEMPVVSPAMEMSNAWRASAIPVGLALMAVMAVLRLVRLHEPRHIAMALGATVVGVVLFWLAAPVFAPLGKFNLVIFFVIIVAACVFGGVPIAFSFALATFAYLGLTTRTPMLVMVGRLDEGMSHLILLAVPLFIFLGALIEMTGMARAMIQFLASLLGHVRGGLSYVLIGAMYLVSGISGSKIADMAAIAPVLFPEMKARGAKPGDLVALLSATGAQTETIPPSIVLITIGSVTGVSIAALFTGGLLPAVAVGVCLCAVVWWRYRNEDLSGVRRASRGEIGRYLLVALPAIALPFVIRAAVVEGIATATEVSTIGIVYSVLVGIFIHRQFDVKRLKPMLIETASLTGAIIFIVGCATAMAWGLTQSGFSHDLAEAMKAMPGGAIGFMAISIVAFIVLGSVLEGIPAIVLFGPLLFPIARAVGIHEVHYAMVVIFAMGIGLFAPPFGVGYYGACAISKVHPDEGLPHIGGYMFALFVGLVIVAAIPWISIGFLK